A genomic segment from Salmo trutta chromosome 38, fSalTru1.1, whole genome shotgun sequence encodes:
- the LOC115178551 gene encoding very-long-chain enoyl-CoA reductase-like, with protein MKHYEVEILDAKTKDKLCFLDKVEPNATIGDIKCMFHKSHPQWYAARQSIRLDPKGKSLKDEDVLQHLPVGTTATFYFRDLGAQISWVTVFLTEYGGPLLLYLMFYFRVPFIYAPKYDFTTSKHWVVHLACMCHSFHYLKRLLETLFVHRFSHGTMPLRNIFKNCTYYWGFAAWMAYYINHPLYTPPTIYGEQQVRIALIIFLFCQVGNFSIHIALRNLRPPGSKTRKIPYPTKNPFTWIFLLVSCPNYTYELGSWFGFTLMTQCLPVAFFTAVGFIQMTVWAKGKHRSYLKEFRDYPPLRSPILPFVL; from the exons GTGGAGATTCTGGATGCCAAGACCAAGGACAAACTCTGCTTCCTGGACAAG GTTGAGCCAAATGCCACTATTGGGGATATCAAGTGTATGTTCCACAAAAGCC ATCCTCAATGGTACGCAGCCAGACAGTCCATCCGCCTAGACCCAA agGGTAAGTCTCTAAAGGATGAGGATGTTCTGCAGCATCTTCCTGTGGGAACCACGGCAACCTTCTACTTCCGAGACCTGGGAGCTCAAATCAGCTGGGTCACC GTGTTTCTGACAGAGTATggtggtcctctcctcctctacctaaTGTTCTACTTCCGTGTTCCCTTCATCTACGCCCCCAAATATGACTTCACCACCAGCAAGCACTGGGTCGTACA TCTAGCCTGTATGTGTCACTCCTTCCACTACCTGAAGAGACTCCTGGAGACCCTGTTTGTCCATCGCTTCTCCCACGGGACCATGCCGCTACGCAACATCTtcaag AACTGCACCTACTACTGGGGCTTTGCTGCCTGGATGGCCTACTATATTAACCACCCTCTATATACACCACCTA CAATCTATGGTGAGCAGCAGGTCAGGATTGCCCTCATCATCTTTCTG ttctgtcaggttggtaACTTCTCCATCCATATCGCCCTGCGGAACCTCCGCCCACCAG gATCTAAGACCAGGAAGATCCCCTACCCCACTAAGAACCCCTTCACCTGGATATTCCTGCTGGTCTCCTGTCCCAACTACACCTATGAG ctgGGCTCGTGGTTTGGCTTCACCTTGATGACTCAGTGTCTGCCGGTGGCTTTCTTCACGGCGGTGGGCTTCATCCAGATGACGGTGTGGGCCAAGGGGAAGCACCGCAGCTACCTGAAAGAGTTCCGGGACTACCCTCCTCTTCGCTCGCCCATCCTCCCCTTCGTCCTCTAG